The genomic window TTTAAATAGATGACATTGTTAACCGGATAAAAGGAGCTGATCTTTAAAACCCGCAAACGAAAAGGATTGTTTTTCTCAGCAATATTACTTAGCTTTTGAGACATTTCATTCGCTTGTTCTTCCGTTGCTTCAAAGGCGTTTTTTAAAGTCAAATGTGGAGGAATAAGAGCATAGTGCGGGTCATACCGTTTCCGATAAGAGTTAGCGAAATCTTGAAGTTTTTTTGACGGGAAAATAGCAATACCGAATTTCATATTCAAATACCTCCAATTTTAGGATCTATGCAAACAAGATCATTATCCAAAAATAGCAACCAGCTACCTAACGTGAGAAAATAAAAATATGAATAATATTATAACAAATTTTTGAAATATATATTAATATTATTATACTCTTCCTTGTGAGAAAATACATACTATAACGTTAAATAAGAAATGAAGATTTACGCTGAACGAAGAGAACCCGCCTAATAATGAGCCGGGTTCTTTTAAATACTTTTCGCTTCCAGTCTCCGAGCAATGATTGAGAGCGTGTAGTTAACAGCAAAATACATAAGTGCCACCAAAAGAAATATCGGAATGATGTAGGAAGTTTTTTGGCCGTTTATGATTTGTGCATTATGGGTGAGTTCCGGAAGTGCAATAACAACGGCAAGTGATGTGTCTTTTAACAGCGAAATAAACTGGCTGACAATCGGCGGTACCATTCTGCGAAGCGCTTGAGGCATAATAATGTACCTAAGTGTCTGGGTATAGTTGAGCCCTGATGAACGGGCTGCTTCAATTTGCCCTTTATCAATCGAATTCAAACCGCTCCGAATAATTTCCGATAGCATGGCCGATTCGAAAATCGTTAAAGCTGTTATTGCGGATACAGTGATGCTAAGTGTAATACCAATGTCCTGTAAGGCAAAATATGTAAAAAAAATAATCAATAGGAGCGGTAAATTTCTGATTGCTTCAACGATCAGGGTGAGCAATTTGGAAATAATAGGTATTTTTGCGTATCGTAACGTTCCTATCAAGCCTCCGATAAGAAAACTTAAGATAATTGAAAAGAAGGCTACTTTAAGTGTAACATAAAAGCCTTCAAGCAGAAATTTTAGATGATCGGGTGAGTATGCACCAATAAAGTCCATTTCGTCGCCCCCTTTAAAAGCTTTTTGCCAGGAGTTTTTCGAGATATCCAACCCCAAGGCTTAATGGTACAGTAAGGATTAGATAGAACAATGCGACAAATATATAAACGTCAAATACAACCAATGTTTTAGAAGAAACAAGGTCTGCATGGTACATAAGATCCAAGCCTGCCACCACTGCTAATATGGATGAGTTTTTAACAAGATTAATAAATTGGTTTCCTATTGGCGGTATAACAATTTTGATGGCTTGTGGCAAAATGATCAATCTCATTGCCTGATTGTATGTTAAACCTGAGGATCTTGCCGCTTCCATTTGGCCTTTCGGTACGGCCTGGATGCCTGCGCGAATAGCTTCGGCAATAAACGCTGCCGTATAGATCGAAAGGGCGATCGTTCCGGCTGCAAACCCGCTGAATGTCAAACCAAGCACAGGAGTCCCGACAAAGAAGAAAAAGGTGATAATTAAAAGTGGAATATTTCGAATAAATTCAACATATGCAGTTCCAATCCAGTTCAAAGGCTTAATCGGGGAAATTCTCATGATTGCAATTACCGTTCCGAGCAGGAAGCTCGCTGCGAGTGCAATGACACTTGCAAGAACCGTGTTTTTAAATCCCTCCAAAAACATATCAATATTTTTTGTTAATATTGAAAAATCCATCATTAAAAAACACCTCTTTCGGCTAATCAGGGGGAGCGACTTAAAAGCAAAGGGTCAGACCCCTCCAATACAACATATAGACAATCACTAATAAAACCATTCTATATATTGTCATTGTTGGAGGGAGTCAGACCCTTATGTGGCAGCCCCCTGAATGAACAAATTTTTCTTTATTTCGAAAAATCTTCCTTAATCCACTTTTTGTAGATTTTGTCATATTCACCATTAGACTTTATTGTTTTAAGCGCTTTGTTCAGCTCATCCAGCAGTTCTTTTTCACCTTTTTTCACCGCGATTCCGTATGGTTCATCGGTAAAGGTTCCGCCGACAAGATGGAAGGAAGGATTCTCATCAGCCATCCCGTAGAGAATGGCGTTATCAGTAGTTAGTGCGTCACCTTGGCCTGATTTAAGAGCTGTAAATGCTTCTGCATAGTTTTCAAACTCCAATACTGTTGCTTCCGGCGCTTTTTCACGGATGTTTTGGGAGGAAGTAGAACCTTTAACTGCCAATACTTTCGTTCCTTTTTTAATGTCTTCCAATCCCTTAATCGGACTGTCCTTTTTAACAAGGAGAGATTGGCCAGCTTCAAAGTATACATCCGTAAAATCAACTTCTTTTTTGCGTTCTTCTGTAATTGTCATTGTTGCAACAATTGCATCAATATCACCTTTTTGAAGCAATGGAATCCTTGTTTTTGAAGTAACCTCTTTAAATTCCACTTTTGATTCATCCCCGAGGATTTCCTTCGCAAGCGCCTTGGCAATATCAATATCAAATCCTTCCACTTCTCCGGTGCTAGGGTTCTTTAGCCCGAACAATCTTGTATCATGCTTAACACCGAAAATAATTTTGTCACGTTCTTTGATGGTTTCGAGTGTATTTTTCGCACTCTCGCTGCTGCCTCCGTTTGCCTCTTCAGTTTTCTTGCTGCCGCAGGCTGCCAGCATGACAACCGCCAACAATGAAATAAATGCAAGTTTAAGAAACTTCTTTGTTTTAGCCATGATTTTTCCTCCTAAAATTAATGATTTAATATACGGCTGAGAAAAATTTTCGCCCTTTCTTCTTTCGGGTTGGCGAAAAACTCAGCCGGTGCTGCCTCTTCAAGAATCTGTCCATGGTCCATAAAGACAATTCTGTCAGCCACTTCTTTTGCAAATCCCATTTCGTGAGTAACAACCACCATTGTCATTCCCTCTTTCGCCAGCGTCTTCATAACATCGAGCACTTCTCCAATCATTTCAGGATCGAGAGCAGAGGTTGGTTCATCAAAAAGCATGATCTCCGGCTTCATCGCAAGACCTCTTGCGATGGCAACCCTTTGCTGCTGCCCTCCGGAAAGCTGGGAGGGATAGGAATTAGCTTTATCAGGTATTCCTACCTTTTTTAAATAAAACTCTGCTGTTTCTTTTGCTTCTTTATCAGATTTTCCAAGCACCTTCATTGGCGCAAGAGTAATGTTTTCAAGCACTGTCTTGTGAGGGTATAAATGAAAATGCTGAAAAACCATTCCAATATTGCGCCTTAATTTATTAATGTCTGTTTTTTTATCATTAACGGGAATACCATTTACCGTTAAAGATCCGCTTGAAATCGTTTCAAGACCGTTAATGCATCGAAGCAACGTACTTTTTCCCGAACCGGAAGGGCCGATTACGACGACAACTTCGCCTTTGCTAATTTTAAGATTAATATTTTTTAAGACATGAAAATCACCGTAATATTTATTTACGTTATCAAAGACTATCATCTTTTTGCCCCTTTTATAAATTATTTATAAAAATTAGAATAATTACTAAAATCAATTTATTCAGAAAAATTTTAATATATTAAAATTATAAACGAGTGTGAAGGAAATCGTCAAACCATTCCATTAATACAGTTTTTTGGTTTTTTTGCAAGTGAAAAGGCTTTCATCCATAAGGGGTAAGAGAAAAATGACCGGTTTTCATTATCTTTTTTCGTTTTCCTCTCATTGGATTATGGCGATGTTCGGTATTTTAGTGGGAAGTTTTTTCTCTGTTTCCCGGTTTTCATCAAGCCGTTATGCATGGCTGTCTGCAGTTTTAGTGATTGTTATTTCTTTGGCTCATGAATCTTTAGTGGAATTTCAACCCATGCTGGAATGGGTCCTGCTAGTGCTTCCGCCGGTTGCAGTGGTACTAAAGTATATGGGGGACGGGGATATACTGATAGGAATCGATACTTTAATAGACATCATTCATGTTGTATTATACGTAATTGCGGGATCAGCTTTTGTGATGTGGAGGTTTGGAGGGAGGATCAGTAAAAATACATAAATTATTGAGGGGAATGATCGATTTTTCCCCTCTAATAAACAAAATACTAATTTTTTTAAAAGAATCTTGACTTTTTTCATATAATGGATATAATTAAATTCGTGGCTGAAAGAGAATTAGATATGAAAGGGTTTTAGCCAGCTATAGACAATTTTAATATGATCTGTTAGCTCAGCTGGGAGAGCACAACCTTGACAGGGTTGGGGTCGGCGGTTCGAGCCCGTCACAGATCATCACAAGAATTCCTGACATTCAAATTGATGTCAGGATTTTTTTGTGTATAAATGCGAACTTATGTGCTGCAATGAAATTATTGATAAGGAAGCCGAAAAGGCTACTTTAAAAACTAAAGGGGTCTGGAGCGATTTCAGAGGATCCGGATCAACTGCAAATTCTAATTGAATACGGTATGAAATATAGAGCGATAGCGCGGTAGCTGCTAAAATTTATAAATTTTTGTGTCTACTTTAATGACGTAATATCACAGGTACTAATAATAAAATGAAGCGTTTGTTAAACAAGTCAATTAAGAATGATCAAACTTTTTTATAAAACAGTTCTTTCACTGAATATAAAAAGAATTTATTTTAATTCAACTCTTTAATTTGTCATAATCTAACTTAAAGTTGTTTTGGAAAGCGGGGATAATGCCTCGCTTTTTCTATTTATACGGTGAAAATGTGCGTACAAATTAATATGTAGTATAAACGAGGAAATTTTATAAAAATTATTACCAAGTCATAGGAATAGGTGATAAAATAGGTAAAGATATAAAGCGAGGTGATTTTTCTATGTATAAATCAAAAGCACGTATTACTGCGATAGGTTCGTATGTTCCGGAACGGCGGTTAACAAATTACGATTTAGAAGAAATAGTCGAAACAAATGATGAATGGATTGTTAAACGTACTGGAATAAAAGAACGAAGAATAGCACATGAAGAGGAGTTTACAAGTGATATAAGTTATAAAGCTGTAAAGAATTTAATGGAACGATACGATAAATCAGTCGATGATGTGGATATGATTATCGTCTGTACATTTACTCCTGACTTCAAAACTCCGAGCGTAGCTTCTTTAATCCAAGCAAAGTTAGGTATTAAGAACACAGGGGCTATTGATTTAAACGCTGCTTGTGCAGGATTTACTTATGGATTGTATGTAGCCAATGGGTTGATAACATCTGGTTTAAACAAGAAAATTCTTGTTATCGGTGCTGATACATTATCTAAAATTACTGACTATACAGACAGAACAACCTGTGTACTATTTGGAGATGGTGGAGGAGCAGTTCTCGTTGAATATGATGAACAACAACCAAGTTTTATTTCTTCACATTTAGGTTCGGAAGGAGAAGGTGGAAATAAGTTATATTCTACACATTTGTCTAAATGTATAAACGGTGAAGAATTAATAGTTAGTGGTTATATTGTTCAAAACGGTCGAGAGGTCTACAAGTGGGCTGTTACAACCGTACCAATAGGAATGCAATCTTTTATGAAAAAAACTTCAATAGATTTAAAAGATGTTGATTGGTTTGTTCCTCATAGTGCAAATTTAAGAATGATTGAGTCTATATGTGAAAGAAGCGGGTTTCCTATTGAGCGGACATTATATAGCATGGTCGATTATGGAAATACTTCATCAGCAACCATACCATTGTCATTAGATAAAGGTGTACGTGAAGGGAAAATAAGAAATGGTAATAATCTTTTATTATATGGCTTCGGAGGTGGTTTAGCGCATGCAGGATTGCTTATCAATTGGACTCTTTAAGGTGAAAATGAGTCGCTATAAAACAAGTGGCAATTACAATTGCACAGCTTTCAAAAGTCCCAATTATACCGGCAGCATATATAGGACCGAACAATTTAATGGAACTCTTCTTTAGAAAAATAGCCTGTCTTATATTTGGTGGACGAATACATATTACCACGACAGATAAGGAAGAAATGACAGTAGAATTCGGGAGTAGTTCCACGTACGGAGCTATTCTTTTTTTGTGCTCCAAAACGAATAACAAAAATTTCCATTGGCAGGATGTACATCTATACCCAATAATAGTAATTAAGTGGTTTAGTCTTTTTTGAAAGACCCCCTCATGGAGAAAACATGAGTGGATTAGAAGCATACATAATGAATATGTACACCAAGCCAGATTTTAGAGGGCAGGGAATAGCCCGTTCTTTATTAGAAGAGTGTATTTCATACTGTAAATCATTAGGAGTGGAACGAATATGGCTACATGCTTCTTCAGACGGTTATTCTCTTTATAAGAAAATGGGATTTATTGAAAAAAATTCAGAAATAGAATTGATTTTGTAATTTGGTTTTTCAATTTACGGATACTTTAACTAGCTCAAAACCATCATTTGGGGCTCTTTTTTTAATTGAACCTAAAGGGAGGCAGCATTAGTTGACAAGAAGTGAAAATTATTGTTCTCTGAAGTTAGATAATTCTAAAAAAGGGGAATATTTAATGACAATTTGGAGAGAAAATGAATTTATTATTTCTACAAATAAAGAACTATTAGACATAGAAACAATTTTTTGTTTTCTACACAATGATTCATATTGGGCAAAAGGTATTGCACGAGAGACTGTGGAAAAATCAATAGAGAATTCCTAGCTTTGTTTCGGGATATATAAAGAAGGTTTAAATGAAAATTATGAACAAGTGGGTTTTGCTAGAGTAATCTCTGATTTAGCAACTTTTGCTTACCTTTGTGATGTGTTTGTACTCCCTAAATATAGAGGTTTAGGACTTTCAAAATGGCTAGTAAAAGTTATAACAAGCCATCCTGAACTTAAAGGAGTTCGCAGATTTATGCTCGCGACTCTTGATGCACATTCCTTATATGCAATATTTGGTTTCGAACAATTGGATACGCCTGAACGCTTTATGCAAATAAATCGAAGTAACATTGCAATACCAACCGAAACAACAAATTAATATGTTATTTTAATCCTATTATCATTGAACTAAAAATAAATATGTTTATCTTAACAATTGGAAATTATTTTTATTTTAAGTTTAAAGAGGAATTTCCTCTCTTTGTGTCGAAATTAGATAAAGAAGGGACGGTGCTAATATGGAAATCAAAAAATTAATTCAAGAAGGCGAAGAATTAAAAAATAATCTTGATAAAAGTAATTATGAAAAAATAATAGAGTGGATAAAAAATTCACAATCGTATCTTGAGACAAAATATAAAGCCGTAGAATTTACTATGGTTTTCTCTTCAACTGCTGAAACTTTTATTAATTTGATTAAATCACAAGAAATTTTTAATGAGGAATACTTTACTCAATTAATAATTAGTTTAAAAGAATGTAAGGAATATGAAGCTTTTCTTTATGGTCGAACAGACGAAATTGAAAATTTAGGTGACTACTTTGTTTAGCACTCTTATTTTAAGGGTGCTTTTTTATCTTCCGCCGCCAGAAGACCCCCACTTCAAACTCTTATTAAGTGGAGGATGAATGGCGTTTTTTTTGTTATTTTCACAAAAAATCTAATAACAAATAATGCTAAATATAGTAAAATAGAAATAAGAATATATGTTCTTTAAGAGGCATGAGATATGAAAAAAAGCATATTTTTCTCATCGTGTATACAAAGAGTCTCTACCAGCTGAATATGATCAAAATAACTAAAACCTGTCCTACACCCGCTTTCCTTTACTGTATCAAGATCAATCACTGAAGAGTAGCTGGAATACATCATAAACAGGGCCACTGCAGACAATTTAGGGACAAAAAAATCAGTCTCAAAATTGAATCTCTTTCTTACTGTTAGGCCATTTTTTGTTTAATGCATTTATAAATGTCTTCACGTTCTTTTTATCTTGCATAATGGGGGAATAAATGTAGGAAAGTGTTCGGTAAAAGGACTGATCTTTTAACTGTATAATAGAAAGATTCCTATGCTGTACGTCTCTTTCAATGACACTGCGGGATAGGAGAGATAGCCCCATACCATTGATCAGTGTTTCTTTAATTCCCTGATTACTGCTTATGGTAAGAAGCGATTTCACTTTCAAACCATTTGAACGAATGACGTGGTTAAGATATTCACGTGTACCTGATCCGACTTCTCTGGTTACCCATGCTTGATTCTGAAGATCAGCCATTGTAACTTCATCTTTACAGGCAAGTTCATGTTTGTTCGAAGAAACAATAAATAACTCATCTTGCATAAAAGCGTGTACGGAAAGCTCCTTTTCATTTGTTTGACCTTCAATTAAACCTATATCGACTTGATACAACCGGACAGACTGAACGATTTCTTCCGTGTTTCCAATTGTAACTTGCAGTTCAAGTTCTGGATAGTCGTTTTGAAGGTCAAGAAGTAAAGAAGGCAAGATATACTCGCCGATTGTAAAACTAGCCCCTATTTTTAATAGTCCTTTTATGGAGTTATCATGTTCGAGAATGTCTTGTCTAGTCTGTTCGTAGATCGTGATCATTTGCTTTGCGCGATCATATAAAATCTCTCCGGATGGGGTGATCTGTAAGAATTTTGGAGAACGCAGAAATAATTTTGTTTGGAATTCTTTTTCCAAATTTTTTATGTGCAAACTTACACTTGGTTGTGACATGAGAAGGATTTCGGCTGTTTTTGTGAAATTTTTAACTTCTGCGAGGGTTACAAATGTTTTTAACTCTTCATAGTACAAAGATATCCCGCCTTATTATTAGTAATCTTAATAGTAATAATCATTTATATTTATTTTACTAATGGAGTATTTTAAGGTAAAGTTAATTTAAAACTTTTTCTAAAAATCACACTATTACGACAAATACCCTTGAAAAGAGCCTATCCCTAGGCGTTTTCGGATGGTTTATAACATTATAACCTACTTAATTTATAGGGATAATCGAGATTGAACAAAAATGAATCATTTTTCACTGAAAAGTAAATCGGAAGAATTTTTGAAATCTGTCATTCTAAAAAAGATGACTTAAATAAGTTTTTATTCCTTTGTGAGGTGGATATCGTTGCAACTTCAGGTAATGAACAGTCCGTTTAATAAGGAGCAGACAGAGCTCCTAAACCGCCTTCTGTCGACTTTGACAGAAACACAAAAAGTCTGGCTGAGTGGTTATCTTGCCGCGTCCCATTCTGTTTTCGTTTCGAGAACTCCAGAAGTGCCGGCAGCAGAACTTCCTGCGGGGAGCACCGGGCAGACAATCTCAAAAGAAGTGACCATCCTTTACGGATCACAGACGGGCAACGCCCAGGGGCTTGCGGAGAATGCAGGCAAGACGCTTGAGGGCCGCGGATTTCAAGTAACCGTCTTGTCCATGAGCGATTTCAAGCCGAACAATTTGAAGAAGGTCCAAAACCTGCTTATTATCGTGAGCACACATGGAGAAGGCGACCCTCCGGATAGCGCTCTGTCGTTCCATGAGTTTCTTCATGGAAGGAGGGCGCCAAAGCTTGACGATTTGCGCTTTTCTGTGTTGGCGCTTGGGGACAGCTCGTATGAGTTTTTTTGCCAAACGGGAAAAGAATTTGATTCTCGGCTGGAAGAGCTTGGCGGAACACGGCTTTATCCGCGCTTTGACTGCGACCTTGACTATGATGAGCCGGCGGCCGAATGGCTTGAAGGAGTTCTTGACGGCTTAAGGGAAGCGAATGAAGGAAATGTTGCTTCTTCTCCGACAGCTGCTCCTCAAGTAGGTGGATCGGTGTATTCCAGAACAAATCCGTTTAAAGCAGAAGTGCTTGAAAATATCAATTTGAACGGCCGTGGCTCAAATAAAGAAACGCGCCATATCGAGTTATCGCTTGAAGGGTCTTGTCTCACATTCGAACCGGGTGACAGCCTCGGAATTTATCCGGAAAACGATCCGGCTCTTGTGGGCATGCTTCTTGAGGAAATGAAATGGGATCCGGAAGAAATCGTGGCAGTCAATAAACAAGGAGATGTCCGACCGCTCAAAGAAGCGCTCATCTCCCACTTTGAAATTACTGTTTTAACAAAACCGCTTCTTGAAAAGGCGGCGAAGCTTTCAGCGAATGAAGAATTACGCAAGTTATTATCACCGGGTAATGAAGAAAAATTAAAAGCATATCTTGAAGGGCGCGATTTGCTTGATTTGGTCCGTGATTTTGGTCCGTGGAGTGTATCGGCGCAAGAGTTTATCTCCATTCTCAGAAAAATGCCGCCCCGCCTTTATTCGATTGCGAGCAGTTTATCCGCAAATCCGGATGAAGTGCATTTAACAATCGGCGCCGTCCGGTATCATACACACGGCCGCGAACGAAAAGGTGTCTGCTCGATTTTATGTGCGGAGCGTCTGCGGCCAGGGGACACGCTACCGATTTACATTCAGCATAACCAAAACTTTAAGCTGCCAAATAATCCGGATACGCCGATCATCATGATTGGACCGGGAACAGGCATTGCCCCGTTCCGCTCCTTTATGCAGGAACGTGAAGAAATCGGGGCGAAAGGAAAATCATGGCTGTTTTTCGGGGACCAGCATTTCGTGACGGATTTCCTTTATCAGACAGAATGGCAAAAGTGGTTGAAAGACGGCGTGTTGACGAAAATGGATGTCGCGTTTTCGCGCGACACGGATGAAAAGGTGTATGTGCAGCACCGCATGCTTGAACACAGCAAAGAATTGTTCGAGTGGCTTCAAGAAGGAGCAGTTGTTTATATTTGCGGCGATGAGAAAAAAATGGCACATGACGTCCATAACACTTTACTTGAGATTATCGAAAAAGAAGGCGGCATGAGCCGTGAAAAAGCGGAAGACTATCTTGCTGGCATGCAACAGCAAAAACGTTACCAACGTGATGTATACTAATTTTCTATTGAAAGGAGTTTTTCAACATGGTGACCAAAATTTTAAAAGCCCCGGAAGGACCGCCAAGCGATGTAGAACGCATAAAAGAAGAAAGCGACTATTTGCGCGGCACGCTGAGGGAATCAATGCTGGACCGGCTCAGCGCCGGAATTCCCGAAGATGACAATCGCCTGATGAAATTTCACGGCAGTTACTTGCAGGATGACCGGGATCTGCGCAACGAGCGCCAAAAGCAAAAACTTGAACCTGCCTATCAGTTCATGCTCCGCGTCCGTTTGCCTGGCGGTGTAGCAACACCTGCCCAATGGCTTGTCATGGACGAACTTGCCCAAAAAAACGCAAACGGCACCTTAAAACTGACAACACGGATGACGTTCCAAATGCATGGGATTTTAAAATGGAATATGAAAAAAACGATCCAGGAAATCCATGCGTCCCTTTTGGATACGATTGCCGCGTGCGGGGACGTGAACCGGAATGTCATGTGCAACCCGAATCCATACCAATCCGAGATCCATTCTGAAGTTTATGAATGGTCGAAACGATTAAGCGATTATTTATTGCCGCGCACAAGAGCATATCATGAGCTTTGGCTTGATGAAGAAAAAGTGGCCGGCACGCCTGAAATGGAAGAAGTCGAACCGATGTACGGACCGCTTTATTTGCCGCGGAAGTTTAAGATCGGTATCGCCGTTCCGCCTTCAAATGACATTGATGTCTTTTCGCAGGACCTTGGATTCATTGCGATTGTTGAAGATGGCAAGCTTGTCGGATTTAACGTGGCGATCGGCGGCGGTATGGGAATGACACACGGCGACAAAACGACATATCCGCAGCTTGCCAAAGTAATCGGTTTTTGTACACCAGGCCAAATTCTTGAGGTGGCGGAAAAAGTCATCACGATTCAGCGTGACTACGGGAACCGTTCCGAACGCAAAAATGCCCGGTTCAAGTACACTGTTGACCGGCTCGGACTGGAAACAGTCAAGAATGAACTTGAAAACCGCCTCGGCTGGAGGCTGGTCGAAGCGAAACCGTATCATTTCGACCATAACGGCGACCGCTACGGCTGGGTGGAAGGCGTTCAAGGAAAATGGCACTTTACGCTGTTTGTCCAAGGCGGACGCGTTGCGGATTTTGATGACTATAAACTGAAGACCGGCCTGCGTGAAATCGCCAAAATCCATACCGGTGATTTCCGGCTGACGCCCAATCAAAACCTGATCATTGCCAATGTATCCAGCCAGAATAAGAAAAAGATCAATGAACTGATCGAACAATACGGTTTGACAGATGGCAAGCATTATACAGCACTCCGCCGCAGTTCGCTTGCTTGCGTCGCTCTTCCGACGTGCGGACTTGCGATGGCAGAAGCAGAACGCTATTTGCCGGTCCTTCTTGACAAGATTGAGGCCATTATTGATGAAAACGGCCTGCGCGACGAAGAAATTACCATCCGCATGACAGGCTGCCCCAACGGCTGTGCCCGCCATGCGCTCGGCGAAATTGGTTTTATCGGCAAGGCGCCCGGCAAATACAATATGTATCTCGGCGCAGCCTTTGACGGCAGCCGCCTAAGCAAAATGTACCGCGAAAACATCGGGGAAGAAGAAATTTTGAGCGAACTGCGTGTGCTTCTTTCCCGCTACGCAAAGGAACGGCAGGAAGGCGAGCACTTCGGTGACTTTGTCATCCGGGCACGTATAGTCAAAGCTACGACAGACGGCACGAATTTTCATGATTGATCTAGAAAAAAGAGACAGGAACGCATTCCTGTCTCTTTTTTATCCTGAGCCAAATTGCATAAATAGCAGGAAAAACTAAAAATCTCATATTATTATAGATATTAAAATTTTCCTAGTGAAGCTTGGAATATTTCCATAAATCCTCCTCAAAAATTTAAAATGATCATGTCATGAAACGAAAGCAGTTATCAGTATATTAACATTTCTCATTAATAAAACTCCCCCTTCTTCCAATAATGTTTGGCGCCATTTAAAATGGCACTTTACAAAAAAGGAAAATAAATAGTAAAACGCGAAGTATATTTAGGAAGAGAATTATTAAGGAGCTGCATGCGAATGATTAGCACGTTCACAATGTCGGGCATGGTGATTCAACTTCTTATTTCACTGTTATTTCCGATTGGTTTATTGATTTATTTTCGCAAAAAACAATTGTTTTCGTGGAAGCCGCTGGGTGTAGGAATTCTTATTTTTATTTTATTTTCTCAAA from Bacillus methanolicus includes these protein-coding regions:
- a CDS encoding assimilatory sulfite reductase (NADPH) flavoprotein subunit, giving the protein MQLQVMNSPFNKEQTELLNRLLSTLTETQKVWLSGYLAASHSVFVSRTPEVPAAELPAGSTGQTISKEVTILYGSQTGNAQGLAENAGKTLEGRGFQVTVLSMSDFKPNNLKKVQNLLIIVSTHGEGDPPDSALSFHEFLHGRRAPKLDDLRFSVLALGDSSYEFFCQTGKEFDSRLEELGGTRLYPRFDCDLDYDEPAAEWLEGVLDGLREANEGNVASSPTAAPQVGGSVYSRTNPFKAEVLENINLNGRGSNKETRHIELSLEGSCLTFEPGDSLGIYPENDPALVGMLLEEMKWDPEEIVAVNKQGDVRPLKEALISHFEITVLTKPLLEKAAKLSANEELRKLLSPGNEEKLKAYLEGRDLLDLVRDFGPWSVSAQEFISILRKMPPRLYSIASSLSANPDEVHLTIGAVRYHTHGRERKGVCSILCAERLRPGDTLPIYIQHNQNFKLPNNPDTPIIMIGPGTGIAPFRSFMQEREEIGAKGKSWLFFGDQHFVTDFLYQTEWQKWLKDGVLTKMDVAFSRDTDEKVYVQHRMLEHSKELFEWLQEGAVVYICGDEKKMAHDVHNTLLEIIEKEGGMSREKAEDYLAGMQQQKRYQRDVY
- the cysI gene encoding assimilatory sulfite reductase (NADPH) hemoprotein subunit, encoding MVTKILKAPEGPPSDVERIKEESDYLRGTLRESMLDRLSAGIPEDDNRLMKFHGSYLQDDRDLRNERQKQKLEPAYQFMLRVRLPGGVATPAQWLVMDELAQKNANGTLKLTTRMTFQMHGILKWNMKKTIQEIHASLLDTIAACGDVNRNVMCNPNPYQSEIHSEVYEWSKRLSDYLLPRTRAYHELWLDEEKVAGTPEMEEVEPMYGPLYLPRKFKIGIAVPPSNDIDVFSQDLGFIAIVEDGKLVGFNVAIGGGMGMTHGDKTTYPQLAKVIGFCTPGQILEVAEKVITIQRDYGNRSERKNARFKYTVDRLGLETVKNELENRLGWRLVEAKPYHFDHNGDRYGWVEGVQGKWHFTLFVQGGRVADFDDYKLKTGLREIAKIHTGDFRLTPNQNLIIANVSSQNKKKINELIEQYGLTDGKHYTALRRSSLACVALPTCGLAMAEAERYLPVLLDKIEAIIDENGLRDEEITIRMTGCPNGCARHALGEIGFIGKAPGKYNMYLGAAFDGSRLSKMYRENIGEEEILSELRVLLSRYAKERQEGEHFGDFVIRARIVKATTDGTNFHD